From a single Romeriopsis navalis LEGE 11480 genomic region:
- a CDS encoding GNAT family N-acetyltransferase, with the protein MQTRDAQTQPKIQIRPLHYGDLESIMRLCAEQGPEHRTCSMVQGEQLMLSPWRKLLGWLPLPWRKKISYYVADSGARVHGVIRVSPFNRSQTTWRIDQIAAESTLCGRDGADAANVTEATLVSASDVGSELMRYCLEKIWQARTWVLELDVSDRDALALYRQNGFQLLAQMTYWSLAVEQLQELAIREPDLPNLRSVSNADAPLLYQLDNMALPPLVRQVFDRHPQDFKTNLLESLVSLVQQWMSNTETVSGYVFEPQRQVAIGYFQLHLCRDGSQAHQAHLTVHPAYTWLYPELMVQMARITQDVPAQSLQIVSADYHPEREEYLQQIGAQPIAHTMMMSRSVWHKLREAQPATLETLQLTDMLQGLQPAQRPVPGRISILKSIKHPQPKPARRRFSDNPHHGDPTGC; encoded by the coding sequence ATGCAAACCCGCGATGCTCAAACTCAACCAAAGATTCAAATTCGACCACTGCACTATGGTGATTTAGAGTCGATTATGCGCCTCTGTGCCGAGCAAGGTCCGGAGCATCGGACTTGTTCGATGGTGCAGGGTGAGCAATTAATGCTGAGTCCCTGGCGTAAGCTTTTGGGTTGGTTGCCCCTGCCTTGGCGCAAGAAAATCTCCTACTATGTGGCTGATTCGGGTGCCCGGGTGCATGGCGTCATTCGCGTATCTCCGTTTAATCGATCGCAAACAACTTGGCGGATTGATCAGATTGCGGCGGAGTCAACCCTCTGTGGTCGGGATGGGGCGGATGCGGCAAATGTGACGGAAGCCACGCTAGTTAGTGCGAGTGATGTCGGTTCTGAGTTGATGCGGTATTGCCTAGAAAAAATTTGGCAAGCGCGCACCTGGGTGTTGGAACTCGATGTGAGCGATCGTGACGCCTTGGCCCTATATCGGCAAAATGGGTTCCAATTGTTAGCGCAGATGACTTACTGGAGTCTGGCGGTGGAGCAGCTCCAGGAATTAGCGATCCGGGAGCCGGATCTGCCGAATTTGCGATCGGTCAGTAATGCTGATGCGCCGCTGTTGTACCAACTGGATAATATGGCGCTGCCCCCCTTGGTGCGTCAGGTGTTCGATCGGCACCCCCAAGACTTCAAGACAAATTTACTGGAGTCGCTGGTGAGTTTAGTCCAGCAGTGGATGAGCAATACTGAAACGGTCAGTGGCTATGTGTTTGAACCACAACGTCAGGTGGCGATCGGTTATTTTCAGCTCCATCTCTGCCGCGATGGCAGTCAAGCCCACCAAGCGCATTTAACGGTACATCCGGCTTATACCTGGTTGTATCCGGAGTTGATGGTACAGATGGCGCGGATTACTCAAGATGTGCCAGCCCAGTCCTTGCAAATCGTGTCGGCGGACTATCATCCGGAGCGCGAAGAATATCTCCAACAGATTGGGGCACAGCCGATCGCCCATACGATGATGATGTCGCGATCGGTGTGGCATAAGTTGCGCGAAGCGCAGCCCGCGACGCTGGAAACACTGCAGTTGACTGATATGTTGCAAGGATTACAGCCCGCGCAGCGCCCGGTGCCCGGCCGTATTTCGATTCTGAAGTCGATCAAGCATCCGCAGCCGAAGCCGGCCCGCCGGCGGTTTTCGGATAACCCCCATCATGGTGATCCGACAGGTTGTTAA
- the ruvX gene encoding Holliday junction resolvase RuvX, whose product MTEPLVPSVLALDIGKKRIGVAGCDRLGLFANGLMTIDRKSLPQVIDELQRLVDEREVTLLVIGMPYLMDGTVGAQAKNTRKTGKTIAKALALPIVWVDERLTSFAAEELLKAEHISPSRNKGAIDRKAAAIILQQWLDDRRLT is encoded by the coding sequence GTGACTGAGCCCCTTGTGCCGTCCGTATTGGCGTTAGATATTGGCAAGAAGCGCATTGGTGTCGCTGGGTGCGATCGCCTCGGTCTATTTGCGAATGGGCTGATGACGATCGACCGGAAATCTTTGCCGCAGGTAATTGACGAATTGCAACGCTTGGTGGATGAGCGGGAAGTCACGCTATTGGTGATTGGCATGCCCTATCTGATGGATGGTACGGTCGGGGCGCAGGCGAAAAATACGCGTAAAACCGGTAAAACGATTGCTAAAGCCCTGGCGTTGCCGATCGTCTGGGTCGATGAGCGGTTAACCAGCTTTGCCGCGGAAGAATTGCTGAAGGCGGAGCATATTTCCCCTTCCCGGAATAAAGGAGCGATTGATCGGAAGGCGGCGGCGATTATTTTGCAGCAGTGGTTGGACGATCGACGTTTAACCTAA
- a CDS encoding alpha/beta hydrolase, whose amino-acid sequence MATQWMNQGNPLKAKHSRAFRTQRTLRQLIGTGFTIGLVLAAQTSASAAEKLVLKFGPFSQTVNVADIDRYAQTGEVPNNLRLFKPFLSNSIRRGLTARLNVEPSLAQQFAVDMLKSPSGKKLLDTIQPALPGLTPDLIQAGVGLAINQFNGLDAMGVLKAIPKDTITVDVSKAIGIASKVNWSYWRTQAMSTVLQDSLKVDAVDVKVDFDPAAAGQYEVRQTAMSRRDAKRKREIDFDIYRPNTDATDKPLVMIAPGYEADKKFLSYLAQHLASHGFTVVALQHPSVATSQGNITLDKLIPAAEFLDRPRDVSFLLDELAQLNQTNGWEDSFNTEKVAIIGHSLGGYTALTLAGASLRLDQLRNFCENSNVLERVPADWLQCNATKLPNKRTARLRDNRIVQVMALNPAIGKIFGSTGLANVKTPSLVFSSSEDSLAPALSQQFQPFTQLPDKPKYLFTAIGPTHLSVSDPENFSGAIAEGTLVKEKRGPEMAVLRQAMRGVSLAFVSQLTTEAKRFEPVLTPGYVQSQSSNSVILRFNQELPQSVTQLFQVTAKLQAQFNQN is encoded by the coding sequence ATGGCAACGCAATGGATGAATCAGGGAAACCCCTTAAAGGCAAAGCATTCTAGAGCATTCAGAACACAGCGCACGCTACGACAGCTCATCGGCACCGGATTCACCATCGGACTTGTCTTGGCCGCTCAGACGAGTGCCTCAGCCGCTGAAAAATTAGTGCTCAAGTTTGGACCATTCAGTCAAACCGTTAATGTTGCGGATATCGATCGCTACGCCCAAACCGGCGAAGTCCCGAACAATCTGCGCTTATTCAAGCCGTTTCTGAGCAACTCAATTCGCCGCGGCTTAACCGCGCGATTAAATGTCGAGCCATCCCTCGCGCAACAGTTTGCCGTGGACATGCTGAAATCGCCCTCTGGCAAAAAGCTACTCGACACGATTCAGCCGGCATTGCCCGGTCTGACCCCGGATCTTATCCAAGCCGGCGTCGGTTTAGCCATTAACCAATTCAATGGGCTCGATGCCATGGGGGTCCTCAAAGCCATCCCCAAAGATACGATCACGGTCGATGTATCCAAGGCGATCGGCATTGCCTCAAAGGTCAATTGGAGCTACTGGCGCACCCAAGCCATGAGCACCGTGTTGCAGGATAGTCTCAAGGTCGATGCGGTCGATGTCAAAGTCGACTTCGACCCCGCCGCCGCCGGCCAATATGAAGTGCGCCAAACCGCAATGAGCCGCCGCGATGCCAAACGCAAACGCGAGATTGACTTCGATATTTATCGTCCCAACACCGATGCGACCGACAAACCGTTGGTCATGATTGCACCGGGCTATGAGGCGGATAAAAAGTTCTTGAGCTATCTCGCCCAGCACTTAGCCTCCCACGGATTTACCGTCGTCGCCCTGCAACACCCATCCGTCGCCACGAGCCAAGGTAATATCACCCTCGATAAACTCATTCCGGCCGCCGAATTTCTCGATCGACCCCGGGATGTCAGCTTTCTATTGGACGAACTCGCCCAACTCAACCAGACCAATGGCTGGGAAGACAGCTTCAATACGGAAAAAGTCGCCATCATCGGCCATTCCCTCGGTGGCTATACGGCCCTCACCCTCGCCGGGGCATCACTGCGACTCGATCAACTGCGCAACTTCTGCGAAAACAGCAATGTCTTAGAACGGGTCCCCGCTGACTGGCTGCAATGCAATGCCACCAAGCTCCCGAATAAACGCACCGCGCGGCTTCGCGACAACCGCATCGTGCAGGTAATGGCCTTAAATCCGGCGATCGGCAAAATCTTCGGCAGCACGGGCTTAGCCAACGTCAAAACCCCCAGCCTCGTCTTCAGCAGCAGTGAAGACTCCCTCGCACCGGCTCTATCGCAGCAGTTTCAGCCGTTCACGCAACTTCCAGACAAGCCAAAATACCTGTTTACCGCGATCGGCCCCACCCATCTGAGCGTCAGTGACCCCGAGAACTTCTCCGGCGCGATCGCCGAGGGCACATTAGTCAAAGAAAAACGGGGACCGGAAATGGCCGTACTACGCCAAGCCATGCGCGGCGTTTCCCTGGCCTTCGTCAGTCAACTCACCACCGAGGCAAAGCGGTTTGAACCGGTTTTGACCCCCGGCTATGTCCAGTCCCAATCCTCCAACAGCGTTATCTTGCGGTTCAACCAAGAACTGCCGCAAAGCGTGACCCAACTGTTCCAAGTCACCGCAAAGCTTCAGGCTCAGTTCAATCAAAACTAA
- the mltG gene encoding endolytic transglycosylase MltG: protein MKKISLLLLLLLAGLGVGSWRTKSWWETTTAPVAAAAPSPQSVMVEIPNGTSAQGIGALLAEKGVIRSADAWQWWTRIQGFKKTAGGFQAGTYEVSPAESLNQIAQKIWDGKIATRSYTIPEGWSMQQMAAYFERQGMFSAAEFMDAVKQIPRQKYPWLPQGIPHLEGFLYPDTYQLGATEQPSPQQIVQQMLNQFEALALPVYQQYGKAANLSLLQWVTLASIVEKEAVVARERGTIAGVFTNRLKQSIPLGSDPTVEYGLGIRQTKEKPLTFAQVETPSPYNTYMNPGLPPTPIASPGVPSLKATLQPEATEYLYFVARYDGTHVFSKTNEEHLAAQDKIRDRVEAEAQASPKAEPPAGSS from the coding sequence ATGAAAAAGATCTCTTTATTGCTGTTGCTATTACTGGCCGGACTGGGTGTCGGCAGTTGGCGGACGAAATCTTGGTGGGAGACGACAACGGCGCCGGTGGCTGCCGCCGCGCCGTCGCCCCAGTCGGTGATGGTGGAGATTCCCAATGGGACTTCGGCCCAAGGCATTGGGGCCCTGTTGGCAGAAAAAGGCGTAATTCGATCGGCCGATGCATGGCAATGGTGGACCCGCATCCAGGGTTTTAAGAAAACGGCGGGTGGGTTTCAGGCCGGGACCTATGAGGTGTCGCCAGCGGAGAGTCTGAACCAAATTGCCCAGAAAATTTGGGATGGCAAAATTGCGACGCGGAGTTATACGATTCCCGAAGGCTGGTCAATGCAGCAGATGGCGGCATATTTTGAGCGGCAGGGCATGTTTTCGGCGGCGGAATTTATGGATGCGGTGAAGCAGATTCCCCGGCAAAAATATCCTTGGTTGCCCCAAGGTATTCCGCATTTAGAGGGCTTTCTCTATCCTGATACCTACCAATTGGGTGCCACGGAGCAACCGTCGCCCCAGCAAATTGTGCAGCAGATGCTGAATCAGTTTGAAGCCTTGGCGTTGCCGGTGTATCAGCAATATGGCAAGGCCGCGAATTTGTCGCTGCTACAATGGGTCACCCTGGCCAGCATTGTGGAAAAAGAAGCAGTCGTGGCGCGGGAGCGGGGCACGATCGCTGGGGTGTTTACGAATCGGCTGAAGCAGAGCATTCCGTTGGGGTCTGATCCGACGGTGGAATATGGTTTAGGGATTCGCCAAACCAAAGAAAAGCCCTTAACGTTTGCCCAGGTTGAGACCCCATCTCCCTACAATACCTATATGAATCCGGGGTTGCCGCCGACGCCGATTGCGAGTCCGGGAGTGCCGAGTTTGAAGGCAACCTTGCAACCGGAAGCGACGGAGTATCTTTACTTTGTGGCGCGTTATGATGGCACCCATGTGTTTAGTAAGACGAATGAGGAGCACCTAGCGGCACAAGATAAAATTCGCGATCGGGTAGAAGCCGAAGCCCAAGCGTCGCCCAAGGCTGAGCCGCCTGCCGGTTCAAGCTAA
- a CDS encoding YqeG family HAD IIIA-type phosphatase: MSWGKLLQPDLWLNDTLFSLTPELLQQYELRGLVLDVDETIVPRTIQQLSDEVVPWVKAAKQVAPQIWLVSNNPSVSRIERIATLLEVPYIARAGKPSRHHLRRAVEAMNLPPPQVGMVGDRLFTDVLAGNRLGMCTVLVKPMPSPETVGRKYFVHALEFKVSRALGADLVPHKP, encoded by the coding sequence ATGTCTTGGGGAAAATTACTTCAACCGGATTTGTGGCTGAACGACACGTTGTTTAGCCTCACCCCTGAATTGCTGCAGCAGTATGAGTTGCGGGGGTTGGTGCTGGATGTCGATGAGACGATCGTGCCTCGAACAATTCAGCAACTGTCGGATGAAGTAGTGCCGTGGGTGAAGGCGGCAAAGCAAGTTGCGCCCCAGATTTGGCTTGTGAGTAACAATCCCAGTGTGTCGCGGATTGAGCGAATTGCGACATTGTTAGAAGTTCCTTATATTGCGCGTGCTGGGAAGCCGTCGCGCCATCACCTTCGCCGTGCGGTGGAAGCGATGAACTTGCCGCCGCCGCAGGTTGGGATGGTTGGCGATCGGTTATTTACCGATGTGCTGGCGGGGAATCGTCTGGGCATGTGTACCGTTTTGGTCAAGCCGATGCCGAGTCCTGAAACTGTGGGCCGTAAGTATTTTGTCCATGCCCTAGAGTTCAAGGTGTCGCGGGCTTTGGGGGCGGATTTAGTGCCCCATAAGCCCTGA
- a CDS encoding DUF2470 domain-containing protein, which translates to MATADVITPEVSTRICAHMNDDHAEAVLMYAKMFGNATMATAATMDAIDPEGMDLTAQVDGAATTVRITFDHTLTDSEDAHQTLIAMVKQARQKG; encoded by the coding sequence ATGGCAACCGCCGATGTAATTACACCGGAAGTGAGCACTCGGATCTGTGCCCACATGAATGATGACCATGCCGAGGCGGTGCTGATGTACGCCAAGATGTTTGGCAATGCCACCATGGCCACGGCGGCCACGATGGATGCGATCGATCCGGAAGGGATGGATCTGACGGCCCAGGTCGATGGTGCGGCAACAACTGTGCGAATCACCTTTGACCATACGCTCACGGATTCGGAAGATGCTCACCAAACTTTGATCGCGATGGTGAAGCAGGCCCGTCAAAAGGGATAA
- a CDS encoding DUF3727 domain-containing protein: MDENELYDAPTVTLTDDSGRQLDCYVEQSIELDAQEFVLLLPVDAPVEIFAWREDGDDDDEAAVLVEDRSEIAAVFRTAKAVLEEQNLTLKETAIVLTVEGDLPELEEELEEEDEEFEDQEELQLIASFYNNEQEYAIYTPLDPYFILAQLDDKGNPQILSNEELKRLEPLLPMLEDQLFDALE; the protein is encoded by the coding sequence ATGGACGAAAACGAGTTATATGATGCCCCGACGGTGACCCTCACCGATGATAGCGGTCGCCAGCTAGATTGCTATGTGGAGCAATCAATTGAGCTTGACGCACAGGAATTCGTCCTGTTGCTGCCGGTTGATGCGCCCGTGGAGATTTTTGCTTGGCGGGAAGATGGTGACGACGACGATGAGGCGGCAGTTTTAGTGGAGGACCGCAGTGAAATTGCGGCGGTGTTTCGCACGGCAAAAGCGGTACTGGAAGAGCAAAACTTGACCCTCAAGGAAACGGCGATCGTTTTAACCGTGGAAGGGGATTTGCCCGAGCTTGAAGAAGAGCTCGAAGAGGAAGATGAGGAGTTTGAGGATCAAGAGGAGCTGCAGTTGATCGCGAGCTTCTACAATAACGAGCAAGAATATGCAATCTATACGCCGTTAGATCCCTATTTCATCCTGGCGCAGCTTGACGATAAGGGAAATCCTCAGATTTTGTCGAATGAAGAGTTGAAACGCCTCGAACCTTTGCTGCCAATGCTCGAAGATCAGTTGTTTGATGCGCTAGAGTAA
- the moaC gene encoding cyclic pyranopterin monophosphate synthase MoaC, with product MHNQPETNLPSSRPEPALSHINPQGEAHMVDVSHKPITVRQATAVARVRMQSTTLATIAAGNAPKGDVLATARIAGIMAAKQTSNLIPLCHPLPIQNVTIDIAADPDLPGYRILSTVKTKSETGVEMEALTAASVAALTLYDMAKAIEKSIVIESIALLQKSGGKSGDYTADSGLMGH from the coding sequence ATGCACAACCAGCCCGAAACAAATTTACCGTCGTCGAGGCCCGAACCCGCCCTCAGCCACATCAACCCACAGGGCGAGGCGCATATGGTTGATGTATCGCACAAACCGATCACCGTTCGCCAGGCCACCGCCGTCGCCCGAGTACGGATGCAATCCACAACCCTCGCAACAATTGCGGCGGGCAATGCGCCAAAAGGCGATGTCCTCGCCACGGCTCGCATCGCCGGCATTATGGCCGCCAAACAAACAAGCAATCTGATTCCACTGTGCCATCCGCTGCCGATTCAAAACGTCACGATTGACATTGCGGCGGACCCTGACCTGCCGGGATATCGCATTCTCAGTACCGTCAAAACAAAATCCGAAACCGGCGTCGAAATGGAAGCCTTGACCGCTGCATCCGTGGCGGCGCTAACGCTCTATGACATGGCGAAAGCGATCGAAAAATCGATTGTCATTGAATCAATTGCCCTACTGCAAAAAAGTGGGGGCAAGTCCGGCGACTATACTGCGGATTCAGGGCTTATGGGGCACTAA
- a CDS encoding tetratricopeptide repeat protein, whose amino-acid sequence MFYLILAVPFGALLIHSPRAAAQLAPIEPVSLQVAQKPKTQQLLKDARARVKAGDYKTALAIYQSAAKIDRRNARIFSAIGYVQAQQGEFPASVAAYKQALSLDPKNADFHYGLGYGLARMGRDVDAISAYQTAASRNPRHIEALLGLGVLRARKSDYEGAERAYIAVLRADKKNAAAREGLTAMFIEMGRTEDALNVIRRAIEKNPKNPRAHMLLGVALMRSKQQQLALDAFEMAGRLDSQNPGIQVQISKLLRVLGQASRAEQAAQQALKLDPNLPDAHTAIGDVLADRRKFEQAITAYRRALKGNDSDAYTHYRLGLALKANGDKAAAEKALEKAKELFQEQGNRSRLQAVEMALDKL is encoded by the coding sequence TTGTTTTATTTAATACTGGCGGTGCCCTTTGGCGCCTTACTGATACATAGTCCGCGGGCGGCGGCGCAGTTAGCCCCGATTGAGCCTGTGTCGTTGCAGGTGGCCCAGAAACCGAAGACGCAGCAATTACTCAAAGATGCCCGCGCCCGGGTCAAGGCCGGAGACTATAAAACCGCGCTGGCAATTTATCAAAGTGCGGCTAAGATTGACCGCCGCAATGCGCGAATCTTTTCGGCGATCGGCTATGTTCAAGCCCAACAAGGTGAATTTCCGGCATCAGTGGCGGCCTATAAACAGGCATTGTCCTTGGATCCGAAAAATGCCGATTTCCACTATGGCTTAGGTTATGGCTTGGCCCGAATGGGGCGAGATGTGGATGCCATTTCGGCTTATCAAACAGCAGCGAGCCGTAATCCCCGACATATTGAGGCGTTGTTAGGTTTGGGGGTGTTGCGGGCCCGAAAGTCTGACTATGAAGGTGCAGAGCGGGCGTATATTGCTGTATTGCGGGCCGATAAGAAAAATGCTGCGGCCCGTGAAGGTTTGACGGCGATGTTTATTGAGATGGGGCGGACGGAAGATGCGTTGAACGTGATTCGGCGCGCGATTGAGAAAAATCCGAAGAATCCGCGGGCCCATATGTTGTTGGGTGTGGCCTTGATGCGATCGAAGCAACAGCAGTTAGCCCTGGATGCATTTGAAATGGCGGGTCGGCTGGATTCGCAGAATCCCGGCATTCAGGTGCAGATTAGTAAGTTATTGCGGGTTTTAGGCCAAGCTAGTCGGGCGGAGCAGGCGGCACAGCAGGCTTTGAAGCTTGATCCGAATCTGCCTGATGCGCATACGGCGATCGGGGATGTGCTCGCCGATCGCCGCAAGTTTGAGCAGGCGATCACGGCTTACCGACGCGCCTTAAAAGGTAACGATAGTGACGCCTATACGCACTACCGTTTGGGGTTGGCCCTGAAAGCGAATGGGGATAAAGCGGCCGCCGAAAAGGCGTTGGAAAAAGCCAAGGAACTGTTTCAGGAACAGGGGAATCGCAGCCGCTTACAAGCGGTTGAGATGGCCTTAGATAAACTATAA
- a CDS encoding SIMPL domain-containing protein — protein MVPLRRSVTHTLSVIPVTLGLVAVQILPPLMTPTAQAQKVVQRILTVSGRGVEKIPTTLAKVNLGVEVRGKSAQQVQAAVARQSSSVMQLLKGRKVSALQTLGIRLNPTYDYSDNQQRLTGYVGTNTVSFKVANQAAGDILDDAVNAGATRINGISFTATDKAIAAAQKVALKKATQDAQSQAAAVLSALGFEAQEIVGIQVNNASAPTPVAYQTLARASSAPRRPSTPVVGGDQDVSGSVTLQIRY, from the coding sequence ATGGTGCCTCTTCGTCGATCGGTGACTCATACATTGTCGGTAATTCCTGTGACTTTGGGATTGGTTGCGGTCCAGATTTTGCCGCCCCTGATGACGCCGACGGCACAGGCGCAGAAGGTGGTGCAGCGGATTTTGACGGTCAGTGGTCGGGGGGTTGAAAAAATTCCGACGACGCTGGCCAAGGTGAATTTAGGTGTGGAAGTTCGGGGTAAGAGTGCGCAGCAAGTTCAGGCTGCAGTAGCGCGCCAGTCCAGTTCGGTGATGCAGTTGTTGAAGGGCCGTAAGGTCTCGGCTTTGCAGACCCTGGGCATTCGCTTGAATCCGACCTATGATTATTCGGATAATCAACAGCGCTTGACCGGCTATGTGGGGACCAATACGGTCTCCTTCAAAGTTGCGAATCAAGCGGCGGGCGATATTCTCGATGATGCGGTGAATGCGGGTGCAACCCGCATTAATGGGATTAGCTTTACCGCGACGGATAAGGCGATCGCCGCGGCCCAGAAAGTGGCGTTGAAAAAAGCAACGCAAGATGCGCAATCTCAGGCGGCGGCAGTTTTGAGTGCGTTGGGCTTTGAGGCCCAGGAAATTGTTGGCATTCAAGTGAATAATGCATCGGCCCCGACCCCCGTCGCCTATCAGACATTAGCCCGCGCAAGCAGTGCGCCACGACGACCATCGACGCCAGTGGTGGGTGGTGATCAGGATGTCAGTGGATCGGTGACTTTGCAGATTCGCTACTAA